In Armatimonadota bacterium, a single window of DNA contains:
- a CDS encoding methionyl-tRNA formyltransferase has protein sequence MKVVFFGTGEFAVPALRRISDHVVLAVSQPDRPSGRGLKVKASPFKEAAIELGLDVATPEKCKEPDFIARIEALSPDVLLVAAYGQIMPMRLFDCARRGGINLHGSILPKLRGAAPIQRAILDGEPETGVTLMQMDKGMDTGDIIAIERTPIGADETYTELQDRLSHIAAGMAAGFLPRICEGNYPRVPQTPDLATYAPMVTKAEAELSFERSASHEYNRFRAFTDRPGAWARTRFGNVRVRQARWSPCRAPAGSILAVQPSLRVAFADGGMEWIEVQAEGKRPMSGRDFANGQRLKAGDSLLADA, from the coding sequence ATGAAAGTGGTGTTTTTCGGTACGGGAGAGTTCGCCGTCCCGGCTCTTCGCAGGATCTCGGATCACGTTGTGCTAGCGGTTTCGCAGCCGGACCGCCCTTCCGGCCGGGGGCTGAAGGTCAAAGCGAGCCCGTTCAAGGAGGCGGCGATCGAGCTTGGGCTCGATGTGGCGACTCCCGAGAAGTGCAAAGAGCCCGACTTCATCGCGAGGATCGAAGCCCTGTCGCCAGACGTGCTCCTTGTTGCCGCCTATGGCCAGATCATGCCCATGCGACTATTCGATTGCGCCAGGAGGGGAGGAATAAACTTGCACGGTTCGATACTTCCGAAGCTCCGTGGCGCGGCGCCGATCCAGCGGGCGATCCTCGATGGCGAGCCCGAAACCGGCGTGACGCTGATGCAGATGGACAAGGGGATGGACACCGGCGACATCATCGCCATCGAGCGGACTCCGATTGGCGCGGACGAAACGTATACGGAATTGCAGGATAGGCTATCTCATATCGCGGCCGGGATGGCAGCAGGCTTTCTGCCTAGGATCTGTGAAGGGAACTACCCCCGCGTTCCCCAAACCCCCGACCTTGCCACGTACGCCCCCATGGTGACGAAGGCCGAGGCGGAACTCTCGTTCGAGCGGTCCGCCAGCCATGAGTACAACCGGTTTCGGGCATTCACCGATCGCCCCGGCGCCTGGGCGCGCACGCGGTTTGGGAACGTTCGGGTCCGTCAAGCACGTTGGAGTCCGTGTAGGGCGCCGGCAGGTTCGATCCTGGCCGTTCAGCCGTCCCTACGTGTGGCGTTTGCGGACGGCGGCATGGAGTGGATCGAAGTGCAAGCGGAAGGCAAGAGGCCGATGTCCGGCCGCGATTTTGCGAACGGGCAGCGCCTCAAGGCGGGCGACAGCCTGCTCGCAGATGCTTAG
- the def gene encoding peptide deformylase codes for MEIVVPDEFRYLYEFSSERPVVKIPDPVLRKAASPVGKITPKTLGLIDEMIRIMKKANGVGLAAPQVGVSQRLLILSPPGVRPTPVINPVLIHAEGVQIGQEGCLSIPGLYGDVERALRVEVEALDRNGRKVVYELEEMAARVMLHEMDHLDGVLFIDKADVSTLRWEHPVGSAVPVE; via the coding sequence ATGGAGATCGTCGTTCCGGACGAATTCCGGTACCTCTACGAGTTCAGCTCAGAAAGGCCGGTAGTCAAGATTCCCGACCCGGTCCTGCGCAAGGCCGCGTCTCCCGTCGGCAAGATCACGCCGAAGACGCTTGGACTCATCGATGAGATGATCCGGATCATGAAGAAAGCCAACGGCGTCGGCTTGGCAGCACCCCAGGTCGGGGTCTCCCAGCGGCTCCTGATCCTCTCGCCTCCGGGAGTCCGGCCGACTCCCGTCATCAACCCCGTGCTCATCCACGCTGAAGGCGTCCAGATCGGGCAAGAAGGGTGCTTGAGCATTCCGGGGCTCTACGGGGACGTCGAGCGCGCGCTGCGGGTGGAGGTCGAAGCGCTGGACCGCAACGGCAGAAAGGTGGTTTACGAGCTTGAGGAGATGGCTGCACGCGTGATGCTGCACGAGATGGACCACCTGGATGGCGTGCTCTTTATCGACAAGGCCGACGTGTCCACCCTGCGCTGGGAGCACCCGGTGGGGTCGGCGGTCCCGGTCGAATGA
- a CDS encoding sigma-70 family RNA polymerase sigma factor, protein MSAITAYPSSLSSFRSDRKVREFERHVGEHRRRAYSMALQLTRNPSEAEDLLQETMVKAWRGYESYQTGRPFLNWLLRIMQRAYLDSLRRENPVRKAESLQALSQPFEGDAQELQIPDVAPGPDEEAFRKEYAGQLKLALEELPSLYRDALAMCDLDGMSYFEIALAQKTTVGTVRSRIHRGRKLLREIVLERAYSLLP, encoded by the coding sequence ATGAGCGCCATCACCGCCTATCCCTCGAGCCTCAGCAGCTTTCGATCCGACCGTAAAGTGCGGGAGTTTGAGCGGCACGTGGGCGAGCACCGCAGGCGTGCCTATTCCATGGCCCTGCAGCTCACGCGAAACCCCTCCGAAGCCGAGGACCTTCTTCAAGAGACGATGGTCAAGGCTTGGCGCGGCTACGAGAGCTACCAGACGGGCAGGCCGTTTCTCAATTGGCTCCTCCGCATCATGCAGCGCGCCTATCTTGACTCCTTGAGACGAGAAAACCCGGTGCGCAAGGCAGAGTCGCTTCAGGCGCTCTCCCAGCCGTTCGAGGGCGACGCTCAGGAACTGCAGATACCCGACGTGGCCCCGGGGCCCGACGAGGAGGCGTTCCGCAAGGAGTACGCCGGGCAACTCAAGCTGGCCCTGGAGGAGCTTCCAAGCCTATATCGCGACGCATTGGCGATGTGCGACCTCGACGGCATGTCCTATTTCGAGATCGCCTTGGCCCAGAAGACCACTGTGGGAACGGTTCGCTCGCGGATCCACCGCGGCCGAAAGCTGCTTCGCGAGATCGTGCTCGAAAGAGCCTATTCGCTCCTGCCATAA